The sequence GAAGAAGCTGGTCGCTCACAGCGCTGCAGTTTGTCTCGGTGTACTGAGTGCTGTTGTATCACCAGTGTCTCGTCAACACACAGCTCCGTTATGTCAGCAGCAAAACAGACTCTGGTTTCTGAAATGAccagaaaatgcatttgaaaaagtCAACAGCAGCGTCTCCGTCCAGACATCATGACCCAGTTAGTCGAGACGATCCACAGCGCTTGTCGTGAGCGGTTTCATGAAGGGACTATTTTCTCCATGAGCAGGTGcatgtttcctttctgtgcCGTGATTTGTAAAGAAAACAGTTGTTCCGTGAAGCTAACGGTCAGCCTCTGATTCTGCGTGGCAGGTTTCCGTACCCCTCTGTGTCGGAGATCATGGGCTTGTCTTCTCAGACCAAGTTCAGCGAGGAGCAGATTAAGGTCTGGTTTTCTGCTCAGAGGCTGAAACACGGAGTCAGCTGGACGCCGGAGGAGGTCTGTGCTTCACAAGACGTTTTCACAGCGCATCACATCCACACACCCTGTCACAGGCTGCGTCTTACACTTCCAGTCCGTCACAAGTCTGATATTTCTGTAATTAGTGTGAATGTGAGAAAGACGAGTGGAGGCACATTCATTTCCTCGtatgtagacacacacagccagcagctgattTTCTTCAGCGTCAGATTCTCAGACAGCTTCATGGAGGTAGAGAACAGCTCAgctgttttttcagtttgtttttgtcgtGGTCAAGATGTAGTGGCATCAGATCATCAGTAAAATAAGATCCGACTCAGCCTGTTTTTTCGGATCAACTCTTCccagttttttggggttttgctggtgcttttgtcttcttgtgCCTCCAGTTGAATTTCCTTTTGTGGGAGGTAAACTGTCTGTTCTGATGGACATCATGTTTTAGCAAAGTGCATCTGAAAATTTGTCTTATGTACAGAACCTGTCTCTGTTCACCATATTAGATTAgaactttattgtcactgtGCAGAGTGCAGGTACAAAGCCACTCACTTCACGTGTTTAACATACGGACGAGTACATCAGTACATGCAGCAGGTATTTATGTATCAGCGCTTACAGCTGACATGGCACACTACACGGTCCTCATCAGCAGCCAACATGTACAAGAAGTAAAATCAGCTGATCACATTTCAGTGTCACAACAGAATCCAGACCAGGTCGTCtctctgcaggtggaggaggccAGGAGGAAGAAGTTTAACGGCACGGTGCAGACCGTCCCGCAGACCATCACCGTCATCCCCGCCAACATCGCCGCGGCCACCAACGGCTTGCAGTCCATCTTCCAGACCTGTCAGATCGTCGGCCAGCCGGGACTCGTCCTCACTCAGGTCGCCGGTAATGGCAGCACCGTGCCGGTCGCCTCTCCCATTACCCTGACAGTCGCGGGTGTCCCCGGCAACCAGCCTAAAGCCGCCGAACCGTCGACATCAGAATCAAAGACTGAGATGTCGGCCGGCGCTTCGCTCAGTTTGGATTCGTCGGCGACCAAACCGAAGAAGTCCAAGGAGCAGCTGGCAGAGCTGAAGGCGAGCTACAGCAGGAGGCAGTTCGCCACGGAGGCGGAGATATCACGACTCATGCAGGTCACCAAACTCTCCAAACGAGCAATAAAGAAGTGGTTCAGCGACACACGCTACAACCAGAGGAACTCAAAGGACCACCATGCTGTCCTGCTGAGCGAAACCTCAACCAGCAGAGCGGCGGCGCCAGGAGGAGGCCGAGGAGCAAGGAGCAGCAGTGGCAGCCTTAACGAGAGCAACAACGGTGAAAacaccaccgccaccaccaccatcgTCATCGACTCCAGCGACGACGCCAGCGATTCCTCCCCGACTTCTGCCAACGTCCCCGGCTCATCAGGTTCCTCCAGCGACCTGCGGGTTAAATTCCGCCACGCCTTCCCCGACTTCACGCCACAGAAGTTCAAGGAAAAGACGCCGGAGCAGCTGCTCATCCTGGAGGCCAGCTTCCAGAAATCAGACACGCCCTCGGACGAAGAGCTGAGCCGACTGCGTGCTGAGACGAAGCTGACACGACGTGAGGTGGACGCTTGGTTCACGGAGAGGCGGAAAATGCCTTCGATGGCGCAGCCAAAAGACAGTGACGCCGAGGGAGATGGTGAGAAGGTGAAACCAGCCGCTGTGCCTTCGTACTCTGCTCAGGAACGGCAGGCGACTCCGCCCGTCGGcaggaagatgatgaagaagacgCCAGAGCAGCTTCACATCCTGAAAAAGGCCTTCGTCCGCACACAGTGGCCGACGCCTGAGGAGTACGACCAAATGGCGGAGGAGAGCGGTCTGCCGAGGACCTACATCGTCAACTGGTTCGGAGACACACGCTACGCCTGCAAGAACAGCAACCTGAAGTGGTATTACCTCTACCAGAGCGGAAAGGTACGAGCGTTCGACTTAACGCTAACGCTAAGCTTGTTCCGTGCATGAACTTATTTCGTGAATTCTTGACGTTAAAGGGAAGTGAGTTTGAAGGTCATAGGActgtttaaattaaacaaatgaatgtcATGGATTTAAGGTGGATGAGGCGCTGAACGGTGGAGCCAAGAGCCAGAAGAAGTCCAGGAAGCGTTTCCGAGGTTGGTCCAGGAGGACGCGCCGGCCGTATCCCTGCAAACGATCCCCACAAGGGGGCTCCACCGCCATcaaggtctgtgtgtgcagcatacACATCGTTAGCCACACCGAGCTAAACCTGCAGCAGTCTGATCAGGAAGTCCTGCCTACATGAAGGCTAAAGTGTTCAGGTTTTATCAAAATAAGTTGATGGTTTAGAGCTTTTCAACAgtaaagtttgttttaaagttCCCAATTGGAGAACAAACACTTTTATACTGCGCATGTGTAGTTACAAAATGACTCAACATATTCAAAATGTTAGCACTCAGTGAGTAGACGTCTCATGTAAAGAAGTTCAGGTGAAGAGAAACAGGCTGCTGTTGAGGTGTGGATCATGACTAACACACATGACATGtggctgctttttattttggggTCTGTCAGCGTCAGGATGCGTTTAAATTACATGCTGACATCACGTGTTGCTTTTTAAGAAACGACATCTGTTAGTGATGTACACGCCAATAAGCTGCTGGGTCTGAGAAGTTAGCGAGCAGTGTGAGTAACTGATTCCAAATGGCCCTTAAACAAACAACGTTTCACCTCATGGATGAAAATAAGTGTTTCCTTAGATCCTCCTGTTTAATTGGCAGTTTTTGTTTAATGCTGAGGTTTCCTGTCGGTCCCCCTGCAGGTGAAGTCCGGTAAGACATTTCTGAAGGACTACTACCTCAAACACCGAGCCCTGAGCGAGAGAGACCTGGACGACCTCGTGACCAAGTCCAGCATGAGCTACGAGCAGGTGAGGGACTGGTTCTCCGAGACCGCCAGGAGGGCGGAGGAGGGCAAGGAGCCCTTCAGCGACGAGGAGGCCGAGGGAGACGACGGGGAGGACGAcgacgaggaggaagaggaggaggaggaggaggcgggagCAGCAGAGCACGCGGACAGcgaaggagagatggaggtgaAAGAACAAGGAGAGGAGGCGACCGACGACGACTGCAacgaggaagaagaggaggacgaggatgaCGAGGAGGACGAGAGGGGAGCCAAGGACGAGGCAACGATCCAGGAGGAGTCCGAAGGTGTCAGCCAATCGCAGCCTCTGGCAGACGAGCAGACATGAGCAGACAGGTGAGCtctctgaaaacatctgcagctcaGTTTCTCCAGCATGATCAGTGACTTAACGTGTTTATTATTAAGGATTCACGAGTTTGTGTTGCTGCGTGAAAGTTAACTGCAAAATTGAGTCAGTTAGTCAAACATCTTTGATATGCTGAAGTCATTTTATTAAGCAAAAAATCTTAAAAGCTTTTTAAACGTGAGGATTCGCCACACTTCTGTGACTGTCGAACGTCTGAAGACACGATGCTCCAGTTTTCTGGTTCTACTCCGGGGTCCGGATCAGATGACCGAAGCTCCCAGACTCATCTGGGACGCGAACATGTTTGACATTTAGGATTTAAAGTCTGGATGATTACGTCAGTCCTTTCTGAGCGGGGCAGTAGTAGCCAGTGGGAGAGCTTTTTAGCATCCACATCCTGTAGCGTGTGATGTAACTGGATTTCAAACATGTTTGCGTTTTGAAACTCGTGTAATGTGAGCCTGGCGACCTGAAGGAGGAAGTGTGACGGGAGTGAGGTACTCCACGGCCTTGTTCATCTGGAGCGCGAGATGTTGTTAAGATGGTTCGATTTCCCCCATCGATTCCCCACATTCCGACCCTCAGGCATCAGATCAGGATCCTCCCGGACGCCGTGTCTTCGGTGCCCGTCCAGCATTCGGAGACCCCTCGTTGGTTTCAGTGGATACAATAAGTGAAATTCTTACAATCTGTAGCTTCATCTGGAGCCGTCAGCACTGTCAACAGCACGTATCAGGCCACCAGCACAGATTTAAATCACAGAAACCTTCCTGTTCTGATTGGTTGTCTTTCTCTTACGCCACAGCATTGACTTTGCGTCCCCCACCCTGGAGACATAATGGAGGACGTTATGCGTCAGTGTTTCTCAGCTGCTGGGTCGCGACCTGAGGAtggcagcaggaagctcaggcAGATGGACGACGGGTTTGCGCCTCGCAGCTGAGAAGCACTGAGCTGCTGGGAGTTCACGGAGAACATCAGGACTTGgtttgtttctgctgatggACTGTGGGGACCAAGCAAACACGCAGGACGACGTCGCCACAAGAGTAAGTTCCAGCTCTGCTCCTGTACGAGtaaaaggcttttattttggtgagaATGacagggcttttattttggcctttatgtcatttttcttacaaaaaaaaaaaaaatcaatgttttgAGGTAAACTTTgtataaaggaaaaaaataaataaaaacagacctCGCATGGATTTCTCATTAATATAAAAGAACTTTTTTTCAGAATAATGGACCATCAGCGCTTTTTCTCAAGGGAACGTCCCCAAAaccaacagtgaaaacattttgctgttatttttttgtgaatagACATATTAGTGCCATTCTGTATtctaagtttttgtttttaaatccaaaaaaaaaaaaaaaatcagtgctgGAATGAATCCACATTgatgtttttgtactttttaagtGATTTGTTAAAATCTGAACAACATAACGTGATGGGGACTTAATCCAttatactgttattattattattattatgatgatgatgatgatgatgatgatgatgagttcTTTTGAATACGGTGTTCCATGTTACCTGGCGTTTGGGTCCATTCAGTTTCAACAACATCAATTCAGCTTGTGAATTTACCTCCAAAACACTTAAAGAAAGGGAAAATCCACCTTAAAACTCCTCATCGATCAGTTGTTGTCCAGTCAGAGTGGACTTCAGAACCcaaaatcaacatttcattGAAGTCCAAGAACAACGTATTGGCTGCTTaaaaacacaggacacaaacagctgctgagtgcatttcagtgtaaaaatgaaCGTGTCGGCGCCCTCTGGTGGACGGACACTGTTTGTAAATGACCTCGAACATGtgaggtgtgtctgtgtttatcaAACAGCATGTATGCTGACTTAATGCTGTGCATGTTGGTTTTATTTGGTCTCATTCAGAGCAAATCAGGCTGCGTCAGGCCGACTGgtctgcagtgttgttgttgttcagatCCTGTACACACAATTTAAGATACAAAATGtagtcagtctgtcagtcttcTGTAATCCAGTTTGAATTTCATTccttattattttaaaaaaaaaggcctgtTATTAGTTTGCGCTATGGACTTACGCCCTGTGCACAGGCTTACGCTCGGCCATCGCGCCAGCAGCCTGCGATTGTTATATGCTCTGTCCACCAGAGGGCGTTCCAACATtacagcagctgaggctgaggccCCTGCAAGTAGTTAGCGTTAACACGCCGAATGTGAAACTGTGATTCAGAAAACTTTGGTTTTGATTTAGTTTCGCACGTTTGTCAACGGAGAGAAAAGCTCATTAGTGGGAGCAGGTCAGGTGTGAAAGGCTCAGACCAGCCGCCGTCGGCGTTCACAGTCCAAACGAGGTCGTTTACGCCCCGTCCTGTCCGAATGAGGCCTCGGTCAGGCTTCGACACCTGACGATGAATGATCGGTCGATCGAGCACGGCTGAGCTAATAGTACGGCGGCGAATCTTCCCTTCAGGGTCAAAACGTTCAGGCTTTGTCCAAACTGTTTTAGCGACATACTGATACCGCGTGGTCATTCTGGAGGAAGTTCAAGTCTCTCAAACTGGCACAGTttcagaaacaataaataataaaaacgcTCTCCTACTTACTGCCTTTGACCGAAGGCAACTGTTTCAAGTGTCTTCGGAGGCTTGTTgaaaggcattctgggaaatgcaggaagcagaagaggCAGTTAGAAACTGGTTTCACCAAAGCGTCGTGAACTAAAACctttttggaaaacaaattatgtgttttgaaggtggatttttttcctttgccaTCCACCTGGACAGAAAGAAGATTTTCCATACTGAACTTTTCCCAAAGGATCTTTTTAACGTCTCGGAGTTGATCGACTTGAAAAGGAGATGAAcccaaatgttttttgtgtccTTGTccaaacaaacttaaaaaataaaagcatgcgTGCTCTTCTTCAGGAAACAGGCAACTTTACCTCAGTCAGTTAAGCTACAAACTCGGTAAGATTGTGACATTTACTCTTTACCACAGTTTTTCTACAGACTTCAATACTGTATGCATGAAAATACGAGTACACAATAATAATTATGTCTTTCAGATGGCGCCTCTTTTCCTTTGTCCTCGCCACCAAAGTAAATGAATCActttaaaaagagaagaagaagacatagTTATTAGTGCGTCTATTTGCTCAGATACGGGTGAACTAGTTGATATCCTTCAGGTTTTCCTCAAGAATTACAGACGATATTTTAGGGACAAAGAAACCACAAGCACTTGGCTCAGTTCCTGCGGGAACTTTTTAACTTTTCGTATGtgaggtaacaaaaaaaaaaaaggaatggaataagcttttattttgcttttctctgctctcttcctgtgtttacTGAACCGTGTAGGACTCTGTTAGAATATGCAAACGTCAGAGAACAATCAGCGGGTCGAGCGGTGgtcagatttgatttgttttttaatgatttcttCAGCGACACGGGATCCTGACATGAGCTGTGTAATTTCATGCCTTTCTGCCATTCTTCAAACTGCTTTAATAGCCAACAGTTTTTAGtagttaatttatttattatatctggACTTTCAAGGATCTCTTTTTTGTCTgcaagcaaaaaaataaaaagtggagAAACAGGTTTGATTCAGTTTGTCATGATTTAACAGacacatgaagaaaacaaacaagtaacTCGGTACATCATCTACCTGTGAGGTGTGACTTCATACCTGAACTTCTTTAACAGGTAATTAAACTTCTGTGTGAATTTGACTGTTAATCAAAGACGTCACCTCAGGCTCTGGGAGgcaacaaaacagtcagtggAGAAAACAAGGAGCCGACCAGTCAACATATTAAATACCGACTGTGAACAGCAACGTCTTgctttgtctgaccaacagcacaaaaatcataaaatactCAGTTTGtaatgacaggaaacaaagaaatgcagtaAATCATCACATTTAGTGACGCTGTTGCCTAAAAAATTGATTCAGATCAGATCAAACGTGCTGAttgattttgtctttcagcTCTAAAcgtcattgtgtttgtttgacagcaCATCGTTGCAGCTCTGaactgaattattattattattattattattcttattgaATTGATCAATAGTAGGAGTGATTGTGATTTTAGTTCATACCAACACACACCCGACCTTGCAGCTCAAAAAGCTTCAGAGTCCCGTAGCTCTGCTTCAAATACGTTTTCTCTTATGAGTTTAttcaagaaaaataataaagtcGGTGATGAATAAGTAAACAATCATCACGAGCTGCAAACCGGGTGGGAAAACAGGCTGGACAGACGTcactcagagacagaaaactgacGTCCACCCCTCAAAATCTGCCATTTTCAAAAAATGATCAGTATATGCatcttaattttaaataaaaatatataatatataatatataaataataaatatatctGCAAAGAACATGAACCatgacaggaaattaaaataatcCTCCTTGGGAAAATATTCTGGTGAAATATCGTTATTGTACAACGTCTTCCATGAATACGTGTTGAGCATTGTTGTACGTTCAATATGAAGTATTGGGGTCGGAGCAGAAGGATCGACGAGGTCCCGAGTGTTCACGCTGAGGAAATCCGCGACGTAAATCGATTCGTTAGAGCACATTTGGCCGATGCCACTTAGAATGCAGTACTTCTACTTCTTAACCACAGCTGCTTGTTGTTAGACAACCTTTAACCTTTAGGACGTTGTTTCCTGGAGCTGCAGTGGGAAAGGTTTTGCTCTGCTCAGAAGCAGTTTGATCTGCGAGCTGAAGTCTTCAATATCTGCAGCTAATCACATGAATTAATCACAATCAGAATGGcttcaaacacaacaacacagacgGGAGACGTCTGCTTGTAATCAGGCCCAGAACATCAGGTGGtcaaaattacacaaaaataaaaagtaaagatATTTAGTGAAactgcagtacatttactctACGTGAGTACAGTTTGAGGTACTGACTTCACTTGAGTCCTGCTCAGTTTTTGCTGACACTCTGACCTGCTCGTTTATGAGAACAGAGAGgacaacaaataacaaacatcTGTCCtcttttaatttcctttcatgtttttatgatCGATAGGCCAAAGGAAAAGAGTACCTGGGCAGGTGAGGCAGAATCCCACTGACTAACtgaatctaaatctaaatctttAATTCCTTTTTATAACACGTGTAAACTTTCATTTTCTGGCAGCAGtaacttcagtttatttatttatcacaacAACGTTTGTCTCATGACGCGTCCCGTAGGAGCGGCTCCAAACTCTTTTTGTTCAAGCTGATTATACTTCTGATCCTGACGCATTCACATGTaaagaaatattattaaatTCGCACATCTGCAGAGGGAAGTCTGGTGTTGTCCGAGCGCCGACTCTCGCGCTGCTGAGTTAAAGGACGTGCCGGAACATTTGTACGGGATGGTTCCTGTTGGAACGTTTCTCATTCTTCAGGGAGGTAAACAGCAGCCTCGTTCCCACACTCAGCCAGTATTTCTCGTCCTTGGTGACCCGCCTGAATCATTCAAGGTATTCAGTGCTGTCGCCAAGTGCGCCTGGTGAAATACCATAGAAACCAGCAGCACCATAGAAACCAGTCCAACCAGTCCAGGGAACACACTGTTCTTGGCTCGGTTCATGCCGGTGCATACTTCACTCCACCGCTTCACAGCTTCGATCAGACATCTCGACTGTTTCGTTTTTGGGGATGTGTTTTTGGTTGAACTCGCCTCTGATTTTGGGTGAATTTGTCCGTGAGACGTTTTCGGGAGCCATGTTGGGGCGTTTTGGCACGTCTGAGCGGTGGAACGGGAGGTTTGTCTTCTTgttgcttcctcctcctctcttccagcagatggcagtgtGAGCTCAAACACCCGCCTCTCCTCGCTCTACTGTAAATCATGTAAAGCTGGCTCGGGTTAGGTAATACACCATTTGTTCACAGTTCTGGGCTTTAGCCAGCCTTCCTGGAAGTTCAGCGGCTGAAAACCTGCTgagtgttttttaatgtcactgCTTTTTTATCCCCCGTTCCGTTGGTTGAATGAAACATCAGGGGCAAAAGGTTGATTCATGTCCTTCACAGCATCGAGCTCTGCCCCATTTTGTGGCGTCGGGTCTCCCTTGGAAAAACACCAGTTACACGCCACAAACGGCCTGGCAGGCGTCGCTGTGAAAACACGAGCAGACCGCCGGCCTCGCGGGGGAGAAGAGTCGACGGGTTTTAAGACGAAAGCaaaggaaggaggggaaggagagacGGCAGCTGAAGAGTTAACCTTCACAAGCCCGTCTGAACCAGGGGTGGGACCTGCTCCCCTCCgaatcagagcagagagagggggaggaggggaggaggggggagaaaatCTGAGTCGACACGAGTGGTGCGAGAGGCCGAACAGAGGCCGAGTGAGGACAGTCGAGAACCCTTTCACTACTGACCTACTTctgccgacacacacacactgatgtacacgtgtgtgtgtgtgtgtgtgtgagtctatATGGCAGGTCGATGAGGACTAAATCTCGTGCTTAAcgctttgcacacacacacacacactcactcacacacacactccatcttGGCAGCACACTCTTAAAACAAGCGGTTCTACACTCAACCTCTTTTGGCTCTACTGTGAACCGTACTGCAGTACATGTGTGTAGTGCTGGAAGAAGTACTCTTTTGCCAAAGTAAGAGTATCAGTGTGACGGTGTAGGAATACGCAGGACTTAAAGGACCAAGACGATCTCGTTACGGATGCGTTCATGTGTTCATCGCTTTAATGCTGCGGCTGCTGAAGCTGGAGctcatttcagatgttttctgtccGGCGGGTCAGTTTAATACTGGCAtgaaatacacacatgtgcTTTCTTATGTTAGGACTGAGCCAAGCAGGagtttccagtcttcatgctaagctaagctagctatcctctagctgtagcttcatatttagcctcatcaataaaactgaaaacttttccTTTAACCGACATGTTGGGTCCAGGAC comes from Scatophagus argus isolate fScaArg1 chromosome 17, fScaArg1.pri, whole genome shotgun sequence and encodes:
- the LOC124074917 gene encoding zinc fingers and homeoboxes protein 1-like — encoded protein: MASRRKSTTPCMVPPRETVDLDQEMDDVSDVAEPDESNGVTTVSSEVCGLEERGEDPDVRQVPDHYLDSNMAEGGYECKYCSFQTTELNLFTVHVDTEHPDVVLNTSYVCMECDYHTKSYDTLLAHNARLHPGEDNFTRTMVKRNNETIFQQTVNDLTFDGSFVKVEDDEAEETSRKGIALSKTPIMRIKSKPEPKKFAASHKMAVDDIIKVESDDEDDENKEPPTLSPAPMTPVAPRLVPVSTPVQVQAVPQSIVVNSPNVLQIKGGSGGGGVLPPGTLAQVLSALQNQQSSPQTQLLIPISSIPTYNTAMDNNVLLVSAYNRFPYPSVSEIMGLSSQTKFSEEQIKVWFSAQRLKHGVSWTPEEVEEARRKKFNGTVQTVPQTITVIPANIAAATNGLQSIFQTCQIVGQPGLVLTQVAGNGSTVPVASPITLTVAGVPGNQPKAAEPSTSESKTEMSAGASLSLDSSATKPKKSKEQLAELKASYSRRQFATEAEISRLMQVTKLSKRAIKKWFSDTRYNQRNSKDHHAVLLSETSTSRAAAPGGGRGARSSSGSLNESNNGENTTATTTIVIDSSDDASDSSPTSANVPGSSGSSSDLRVKFRHAFPDFTPQKFKEKTPEQLLILEASFQKSDTPSDEELSRLRAETKLTRREVDAWFTERRKMPSMAQPKDSDAEGDGEKVKPAAVPSYSAQERQATPPVGRKMMKKTPEQLHILKKAFVRTQWPTPEEYDQMAEESGLPRTYIVNWFGDTRYACKNSNLKWYYLYQSGKVDEALNGGAKSQKKSRKRFRGWSRRTRRPYPCKRSPQGGSTAIKVKSGKTFLKDYYLKHRALSERDLDDLVTKSSMSYEQVRDWFSETARRAEEGKEPFSDEEAEGDDGEDDDEEEEEEEEEAGAAEHADSEGEMEVKEQGEEATDDDCNEEEEEDEDDEEDERGAKDEATIQEESEGVSQSQPLADEQT